A stretch of Coccidioides posadasii str. Silveira chromosome 2, complete sequence DNA encodes these proteins:
- a CDS encoding uncharacterized protein (EggNog:ENOG410PFVX~COG:O~BUSCO:12691at33183), which translates to MADQSQRAAPLRLGSEAPNFKAVTTKGEIDFHEFIGDNWVILFSHPDDFTPTCTTELGAFAKLEPEFTKRGVKLIGLSANGLKSHHDWIKDIDEVTGSHLQFPIIADADRHISYLYDMIDYQDTTNVDEKGMAMTIRSVFIIDPKKKIRLIMSYPASTGRNTAEVLRVVDALQTTDKNGVNTAINWTPGDDVIVPPFVSTEDAIKKFGDVRIVKPYLRYATIKN; encoded by the exons ATGGCAGACCAGAGCCAGCGCGCCGCTCC TCTTCGCCTCGGCTCTGAGGCCCCCAACTTCAAGGCCGTCACCACCAAGGGCGAGATCGACTTCCATGAGTTTATCGGCGACAATTGGGTCATCCTCTTCTCGCACCCT GATGACTTCACTCCAACCTGCACCACCGAGCTCGGTGCTTTCGCCAAACTCGAACCCGAATTCACGAAGCGGGGCGTTAAGCTTATCGGATTG AGTGCCAACGGCTTGAAGTCCCACCACGACTGGATCAAAGACATCGACGAGGTCACCGGCTCCCACTTGCAGTTCCCCATCATTGCAGATGCCGATCGCCACATCTCGTATCTCTATGACATGATCGACTATCAGGACACCACAAACGTTGACGAGAAAG GCATGGCCATGACCATTCGCTCCGTCTTCATCATCGACcccaagaagaagatccGTCTGATAATGAGCTACCCAGCCAGCACCGGCCGCAACACCGCAGAAGTCCTCAGAGTGGTCGATGCTCTCCAGACGACGGACAAGAACGGTGTCAACACCGCCATCAATTGGACCCCAGGCGACGATGTGATCGTCCCACCCTTCGTGTCCACCGAGGATGCGATCAAGAAGTTCGGCGACGTCAGAATTGTCAAGCC GTACCTCCGATATGCCACTATTAAGAACTAA
- a CDS encoding uncharacterized protein (EggNog:ENOG410PUM2) produces the protein MLMECFPGKSYLEREIDATAEQKCYVISQVAGFMIELGKHPLSKAGSLAWRNEKPEISAIASNGFLVLDRYGPFDDALQYFKSIADQYLDLIADSRLFAAMCTKQAPRTFYLKHVDDTGGRLLVDENYNITGIIDWQFARFVPSCEAFGISLFTADLHGLYSELAGLSDLDKKLIDELRAKQRLDLPELAETGKLAKRFLFGLCHGLDKKLLL, from the exons ATGTTGATGGAATGTTTTCCGGGAAAGTCGTACTTGGAGCGTGAGATCGACGCAACGGCCGAGCAAAAGTGTTATGTGATCAGTCAAGTCGCAGGTTTCATGATCGAGCTAGGCAAGCATCCATTATCGAAAGCGGGATCCCTCGCTTGGAGGAATGAAAAACCTGAAATCTCAGCCATTGCGAGTAACGGTTTTCTTGTCCTGGATAGATACGGCCCATTTGACGATGCTTTGCAATATTTCAAAAGCATCGCAGATCAGTACCTTGATTTGATTGCCGATAG CCGGCTTTTCGCCGCTATGTGCACCAAGCAGGCGCCCAGGACTTTCTATCTTAAGCATGTCGATGACACAGGGGGTCGCTTGCTCGTCGATGAGAACTACAATATCACTGGGATCATCGATTGGCAGTTTGCGAGGTTCGTCCCTTCCTGCGAAGCATTTGGCATATCACTATTTACGGCCGACCTGCATGGCCTCTACTCAGAACTCGCTGGCCTTTCGGATCTCGATAAGAAGTTGATTGATGAACTGCGTGCAAAACAGAGGCTAGATCTCCCTGAATTAGCTGAAACGGGGAAGCTTGCGAAGAGATTCCTGTTTGGCCTTTGCCATGGATTGGATAAGAAGCTCTTGTTATAG
- the TAE1 gene encoding Alpha N-terminal protein methyltransferase 1 (EggNog:ENOG410PHK6~COG:S~BUSCO:12569at33183): protein MAEDTANSPPDSHIDHEATINYWSSVTPDLNGILGGYPQLSQIDLRGSKSFLAKVRRSIPSMESKPLQLAVDCGAGIGRVTDGFLSKQCDMVDVVEPVEKFAKVIRDGKLKQEGKVGDIYVVGLQDWVPTKKYDLIWNQWCLLHLTDAQLVEYLDRCRDALSDAGLIVVKENINSNPYEDFYDDTDSSVTRAEPNFRKLFARAGYEVVRSEEQLGFPKRLGLYPVMMYALRPKKE from the coding sequence ATGGCAGAAGACACCGCCAACTCCCCGCCGGACTCTCACATTGACCACGAGGCAACCATCAACTACTGGTCATCAGTCACCCCGGACCTCAATGGTATCCTCGGCGGCTACCCCCAGCTCTCTCAGATCGACCTGCGCGGGTCGAAAAGTTTTCTTGCAAAGGTCCGTCGATCAATTCCCTCCATGGAATCCAAGCCACTCCAATTAGCTGTCGATTGCGGTGCTGGTATCGGCCGCGTCACCGACGGTTTTCTGAGTAAACAATGTGATATGGTGGACGTTGTCGAGCCGGTGGAAAAATTTGCAAAGGTTATTCGCGATGGGAAATTAAAGCAAGAAGGGAAGGTTGGCGATATATATGTGGTAGGATTGCAGGATTGGGTCCCGACGAAGAAATACGATTTGATTTGGAACCAGTGGTGCCTGCTGCATCTGACGGATGCACAGTTGGTAGAGTACCTTGACCGGTGCCGCGATGCGCTCTCGGACGCGGGCTTGATTGTGGtgaaagagaatatcaatTCGAATCcatatgaagatttttatGATGATACGGATAGCTCTGTTACACGGGCAGAGCCAAACTTTAGGAAATTGTTTGCTCGGGCGGGATATGAAGTCGTGCGATCTGAGGAGCAGCTGGGCTTCCCTAAGCGGCTGGGACTATATCCGGTGATGATGTACGCGCTTCGCCCTAAGAAAGAATAG
- a CDS encoding uncharacterized protein (EggNog:ENOG410PFWR~COG:G~TransMembrane:10 (i116-139o145-171i183-203o209-231i243-266o272-292i364-386o406-427i448-467o479-501i)) — MEDHIVLKNGAGQDAIASGAEPGIEPSQSQQQSPISKGSNTTLVDASGGSDACDSKSPTPVQVSGQEIEYLFLNFSTHLPAPSALPGSRSDKPALPEPPDLKPYTSPFEWPNTRKYVITMLACTVTVLSAAAAGCYSPPEAELTVAWGISGVVYNIGITIFTFGFAIAPMVSAPFSEINGRRPMFIASGILFVVCQIGCGVTRSFPGMILARFFLGVGGSTFSTIVGGIISDIYHTKDRNTPMALFSTAALFGTGLGPLVAGVIVKHTSWRWVYYAQAIEAAVILVAIILFFKETRGSVLLSRKAKVLNKWYEELENAGCPGLDIPVSEDSEKKRCQRIRWKVKSDEERESLLNMLSISLYRPFHLLVTEPVVFFFSLWVSFSWAVLYLQFGSIPLVFQNNHGFDIAQSSAVFTSISVGAIIAFFISTGQEKIAKKLGMMPTTPEGRLYFVCVESILMPAGMFWFGWTSGPSTHWIWPALAVGCATIGIFSIYLAVFNYLVDTYHRYASSALAAQSCCRNLLGGAFPLVTRAMYNNLGYPEASSLLGGIVCR; from the exons ATGGAAGATCATATAGTTTTGAAAAATGGCGCTGGGCAAGATGCGATCGCATCAGGAGCCGAGCCCGGTATAGAACCGTCACAATCTCAGCAGCAATCGCCAATCAGCAAAGGCTCTAATACAACACTTGTCGATGCCTCAGGGGGGAGTGATGCATGCGACTCAAAATCACCAACCCCGGTTCAGGTATCAGGCCAGGAAATTGAATACCTCTTTCTCAATTTCAGCACTCATCTCCCAGCCCCCTCGGCTTTGCCTGGCTCGCGTTCCGATAAGCCGGCTTTACCAGAGCCTCCGGATTTAAAGCCCTACACATCACCGTTCGAATGGCCGAACACTCGCAAATATGTGATTACAATGCTGGCATGCACTGTCACCGTGCTAAGTGCCGCCGCTGCGGGATGTTATAGTCCTCCCGAGGCCGAACTCACTGTAGCTTGGGGGATTAGTGGCGTGGTATACAATATTGGTATTACCATCTTCACGTTTGGTTTTGCAATTGCACCGATGGTTTCGGCCCCCTTCTCGGAGATCAATGGACGAAGGCCAATGTTTATAGCTAGCGGGATATTGTTCGTTG TTTGCCAAATCGGGTGTGGTGTCACCAGATCTTTTCCTGGTATGATTCTTGCTCGGTTCTTCTTGGGTGTCGGGGGCT CAACCTTTTCAACAATCGTCGGCGGAATTATAAGTGACATATATCATACCAAGGACCGCAACACTCCAATGGCTCTCTTTTCCACCGCGGCACTGTTTGGAACCGGGTTAGGTCCTCTAGTAGCTGGTGTGATTGTGAAGCACACATCATGGCGTTGGGTGTACTACGCGCAGGCCATAGAGGCGGCCGTGATCCTGGTTGCtataattttatttttcaaaGAGACCCGAGGCAGTGTGTTGTTGAGCCGCAAAGCAAAGGTACTCAATAAATGGTATGAGGAGCTGGAGAACGCGGGTTGTCCTGGCCTGGACATTCCGGTTTCTGAAGACAGCGAAAAGAAGCGATGTCAGCGAATACGCTGGAAGGTGAAAAGCGATGAGGAAAGGGAGTCGCTCTTGAATATGCTCAGCATATCATTATATCGGCCATTCC ACCTCCTGGTTACCGAGCCAgtcgtcttcttcttctccctctgGGTTTCGTTCAGTTGGGCCGTGCTGTACCTACAGTTTGGTTCGATACCGCTCGTCTTCCAGAACAATCATGGATTCGATATTGCACAATCTAGCGCGGTATTCACAT CAATATCCGTCGGCGCGATTATCGCATTTTTCATCAGTACCGGGCAGGAGAAGATCGCGAAAAAACTTGGGATGATGCCAACAACTCCAGAAGGCCGATTATATTTTGTCTGTGTCGAATCCATCCTCATGCCAGCGGGTATGTTCTGGTTCGGATGGACTTCTGGTCCTTCGACGCATTGGATCTGGCCCGCTCTTGCCGTGGGATGTGCCACGATTGGCATATTCTCAATATATCTCGCCGTCTTCAATTACCTGGTCGATACGTATCACCGATATGCGAGCTCAGCTTTGGCAGCTCAGTCATGTT GCCGGAATCTCCTCGGTGGAGCCTTCCCGCTAGTTACCCGCGCCATGTACAATAACCTAGGATATCCTGAAGCATCCAGTTTGCTTGGTGGAATTGTGTGTCGCTAG
- a CDS encoding uncharacterized protein (EggNog:ENOG410PKRY~COG:G), which translates to MAAAASPVLQDIIFKDDFGEHTLDVDRHGGDQAPAAPVPKPEVRGNFDLDDAVVDALPIPGTKVISAYNYGMSLWGQTAKIYTVLPTGERKEYFLKAVSLGDDGRVMIEGEYESLKAIHAVSPDFGPEPYAWGKFRKDEESTYFLLAEYREVGEQPPNPLRFTARLAELHQTSVSPTGKFGFHITTCHAKLPQITDCWEESWEVLYRKQLGHMVKLDEQKHGEWPEFQAVARLVLEKVIPRLLRPLQSEGRSIKPCLVHGDMWDENAATNMDTGEPFVFDAGSFYAHNEYEIGNWRAPRHRLSDKVYVKNYRRFYPVSEPEDDWDDRNLLYSLRYDLGAAILIPGCNLRQIVKDGMATLCKKFCPKELIAATEQMPLPSSLDFPIDDDWAELEEYNEKAGNSYQVDLLISPVEAGLTDRFKDDECEKERAEKTTIETMEHNLESSNCSNQPRSHGRDEENVKAMLGGTMDQKVDERSGESVLLKTDQITTSKDNGEKKKQKKKKKKKKKKKQKQKRRKQGPTDKRAAGE; encoded by the exons ATGGCTGCCGCTGCCTCTCCAGTCTTGCAGGATATCATCTTCAAAGATGACTTTGGCGAACATACCCTTGATGTAGATAGGCATGGGGGAGACCAGGCTCCAGCTGCTCCAGTCCCAAAGCCCGAGGTTCGGGGCAATTTTGACCTGGACGATGCTGTTGTGGATG CTCTACCCATACCTGGAACCAAAGTTATCTCGGCATATAATTATGGGATGTCTCTCTGGGGTCAGACTGCAAAGATATATACGGTTCTGCCAACCGGAGAGCGGAAGGAATATTTCCTGAAG GCCGTGTCACTTGGAGATGACGGTCGTGTCATGATTGAGGGTGAATACGAGTCTCTGAAAGCAATTCACGCAGTATCGCCGGACTTCGGACCAGAGCCCTACGCATGGGGAAAGTTCCGAAAAGACGAAGAAAGTACTTATTTCCTCCTTGCGGAGTACCGAGAAGTGGGTGAACAGCCCCCAAATCCCCTCAGATTTACTGCTCGTCTCGCAGAACTGCATCAAACATCCGTGTCGCCAACAGGAAAATTCGGCTTTCATATAACCACATGTCATGCGAAACTTCCCCAAATAACCGATTGCTGGGAGGAATCATGGGAGGTCCTGTATAGAAAACAGTTGGGCCATATGGTCAAATTAGACGAACAAAAACATGGGGAATGGCCGGAGTTCCAGGCTGTAGCTCGGCTCGTGCTTGAAAAGGTTATACCAAGGCTTCTCCGGCCACTGCAGAGCGAAGGTCGCAGCATAAAGCCATGCTTGGTCCATGGAGATATGTGGGATGAAAACGCTGCGACTAATATGGATACCGGTGAGCCCTTTGTGTTTGATGCAGGGTCATTTTATGCCCATAATGAATATGAAATTGGAAATTGGAGAGCGCCAAGACATCGCCTAAGCGACAAAGTCTATGTCAAAAACTATCGGCGGTTCTATCCCGTCTCCGAGCCTG AGGATGACTGGGATGATAGAAACCTTTTATACTCCCTAAGATACGATCTAGGCGCCGCAATCCTCATACCCGGATGCAATCTTCGCCAGAT CGTCAAGGACGGAATGGCAACTCTCTGCAAAAAGTTTTGTCCTAAGGAATTGATCGCCGCAACCGAGCAGATGCCATTGCCTTCTAGCCTAGACTTCCCGATAGACGATGACTGGGCTGAGCTTGAAGAATACAATGAAAAAGCCGGGAATAGTTATCaggttgatttactaatAAGTCCTGTGGAGGCTGGGTTAACCGACAGATTCAAAGACGATGAATGCGAAAAGGAGAGGGCAGAGAAAACAACCATCGAAACTATGGAGCACAATCTCGAATCCTCCAACTGTTCAAATCAGCCAAGATCCCATGGACGTGACGAAGAGAATGTAAAGGCGATGTTAGGGGGGACGATGGACCAGAAGGTAGATGAGAGGAGCGGAGAATCGGTGCTACTGAAGACTGATCAAATAACAACATCCAAAGACAAtggggaaaagaagaagcagaagaagaagaagaagaagaagaagaaaaagaagcagaagcagaagagaagaaaacagGGGCCAACAGAcaaaagagcagcaggagaATAA
- a CDS encoding uncharacterized protein (EggNog:ENOG410PN4B~COG:S~BUSCO:13046at33183), translating into MAPPSPKNKTRSRSAIVVNETAASTRPRRVAKNIIKEVGESVAQRSATRSANEAKTTDTSKATGNKGKVDRLPKRKAGKEASEQTTSDNNARKRTKTANTEPNGKHEDEANPKVNHEEAREVDVDDKGAGKSYWLMKAEPESRFEKGVDVKFSIDDLREAKEPEAWDGVRNAAARNHMRAMKKGDLAFFYHSNCKVPGIAGTMEIVREHSVDESAFDPAHPYYDAKSSRDNPKWEVVHVEFRSKFQNLVTLAELKSLAKPGDALENLQMLKQSRLSVSPVRPEEWWFIMSLAEEQDIKI; encoded by the exons ATGGCTCCGCCTTCACCAAAGAATAAAACACGCTCACGCAGTGCTATAGTTGTAAATGAAACAGCCGCATCTACGCGTCCAAGGCGCGTTGCTAAGAACATCATAAAGGAGGTTGGGGAGTCTGTTGCCCAGCGCTCTGCAACAAGAT CTGCAAATGAGGCCAAGACGACTGACACCAGCAAGGCTACAGGCAACAAAGGCAAGGTGGACCGACTGCCTAAGAGAAAGGCTGGGAAAGAGGCTTCAGAACAAACCACATCCGATAACAATGCTCGCAAGCGTACGAAGACAGCCAACACGGAGCCCAATGGAAAGCATGAAGATGAAGCCAACCCCAAGGTCAACCACGAAGAGGCTCGAGAGGTCGATGTAGATGACAAAGGCGCCGGCAAGTCCTATTGGCTTATGAAGGCCGAGCCTGAGTCGCGATTTGAAAAAGGTGTCGATGTTAAGTTTTCAATTGATGATCTACGCGAAGCAAAAGAGCCCGAGGCTTGGGATG GTGTTCGCAATGCAGCAG CACGAAACCATATGCGCGCCATGAAAAAAGGCGATCTGGCCTTTTTCTACCACTCAAATTGCAAAGTACCAGGCATTGCTGGCACAATGGAAATTGTTAGAGAGCATTCTGTGGATG AATCTGCTTTTGACCCAGCTCATCCTTATTACGACGCAAAGTCTAGCCGGGATAACCCAAAATGGGAAGTCGTGCATGTCGAGTTTAGGAGCAAGTTCCAAAACCTCGTCACGCTGGCCGAGCTAAAGTCCTTAGCAAAGCCCGGTGATGCGCTAGAGAATCTCCAGATGTTGAAGCAATCCCGCCTAAGCGTATCTCCGGTGAGGCCCGAGGAGTGGTGGTTCATCATGAGTTTGGCTGAAGAGCAGGATATTAAGATATGA